A genomic region of Dickeya solani IPO 2222 contains the following coding sequences:
- a CDS encoding type IV secretion system protein, giving the protein MQTRYLFLALSLWLSAPAISAGIPVFDAVNNTESINQWMQKLKQWQETVTHYKDELDAYKQQLATATGIRDIQGFLREAKSLKDDIDALRKNGISLDDLLTNPDGSYSSALQGLYKKYQSFDICNPSRASLRYRDSCKQLLLNQALAIENTREVQDRMTGTLNDIADLSDRIANARDSKESQDLANAVAAKSVQLNALTSQWEMSVRQAEQRATLLEQQRQNAFNEQQLAAPVPDFNH; this is encoded by the coding sequence ATGCAGACCCGCTATCTCTTTCTGGCGCTCTCGCTATGGCTGTCCGCACCGGCGATAAGCGCCGGTATCCCGGTGTTTGATGCAGTCAACAATACCGAGTCGATTAATCAATGGATGCAGAAACTCAAGCAATGGCAGGAAACCGTTACCCATTATAAAGACGAGCTGGATGCCTATAAACAGCAATTGGCGACTGCAACCGGGATACGGGATATTCAGGGGTTTCTCCGCGAGGCGAAAAGCCTGAAAGACGATATCGACGCGCTTCGCAAGAACGGTATTTCACTGGATGACCTGCTGACCAATCCAGACGGTTCCTATTCTTCCGCGCTTCAGGGGTTATATAAAAAATACCAATCGTTTGATATCTGTAACCCGTCCCGCGCATCCCTGCGTTATCGGGACAGTTGCAAACAACTGTTACTCAATCAGGCACTGGCGATTGAGAATACCCGCGAGGTTCAGGACAGGATGACGGGCACGTTAAACGACATCGCAGACCTGTCTGATCGCATCGCCAATGCCAGAGACTCGAAAGAGTCACAGGACCTGGCGAATGCCGTCGCGGCCAAAAGCGTGCAACTGAACGCCCTGACCAGCCAGTGGGAGATGTCTGTCAGGCAGGCGGAACAGCGGGCAACACTGCTGGAGCAGCAACGGC